One Synergistaceae bacterium genomic region harbors:
- a CDS encoding radical SAM protein yields the protein MTDTAERIQNINRLKQNIYREYGYYYYVPMAEAYTVQIPVTVGCSYDKCLYCELNQGKKFRELSFDEISGHVESLKKIHEGRNPKRFLLAGGNPFVLSTEKLLRIAELIRSNFPECEYISAFSRADDVTRKSPAELHALHEAGYNRLCIGVESGSDDVLAFQNKGITRAENLRAMNILDDAGMNYSVYIMLGLGGHGMSESHVSETASLLNMSHPFSLTVVTLVIFKGAKLIDRIKSHEFHRMHPLDAFKEGRELLSRLEISAIWDATHKTNIFPLKGKIPEHKEKLLGRIDDVIAEIESGDIKQYELKRWRKWATE from the coding sequence ATGACCGACACCGCAGAGCGAATACAGAACATTAACCGCCTCAAGCAAAATATTTACCGCGAATACGGCTATTATTACTATGTCCCGATGGCCGAGGCGTATACCGTTCAGATTCCTGTTACTGTCGGCTGCTCTTACGACAAGTGCCTATACTGCGAATTGAATCAGGGCAAAAAATTCCGGGAGCTTTCTTTTGATGAGATCTCCGGCCATGTTGAGAGCCTCAAGAAAATTCACGAGGGGCGGAATCCGAAACGCTTTCTGCTTGCAGGGGGGAATCCTTTTGTCCTAAGCACCGAAAAATTACTCCGCATTGCAGAATTGATACGCTCAAATTTCCCGGAGTGCGAATATATTTCGGCGTTCTCAAGAGCTGATGACGTTACCCGGAAATCTCCCGCAGAGCTTCACGCGCTTCATGAGGCAGGCTATAACCGTCTCTGTATCGGTGTCGAGTCCGGGAGCGATGATGTTTTAGCGTTTCAGAACAAGGGCATAACACGCGCCGAGAATCTCCGGGCTATGAATATTCTTGATGACGCAGGAATGAATTACTCCGTCTATATCATGCTGGGACTCGGCGGTCATGGCATGAGCGAGTCTCACGTCAGCGAAACAGCAAGCCTCCTCAACATGTCGCACCCTTTCTCGCTGACCGTTGTAACTCTCGTAATCTTCAAAGGCGCAAAGCTGATTGACCGCATAAAGTCCCACGAATTTCACAGAATGCACCCTCTTGACGCATTCAAAGAAGGCCGCGAATTATTATCACGACTCGAAATTTCTGCGATATGGGACGCGACTCACAAGACAAACATTTTCCCCCTCAAAGGCAAAATCCCGGAGCATAAAGAGAAATTGTTAGGGCGGATTGATGATGTTATAGCCGAGATTGAGTCGGGCGACATAAAGCAGTACGAGCTAAAACGCTGGCGGAAATGGGCAACGGAATAG
- a CDS encoding glycine cleavage system protein H: MIEIDEKLLYTRSNEWAQNLGGVIRTGIDDYSQSSLGDIVHIEIYPEGTHVMAGKTFGTVEATKSVSEIHSPVTGVIAHVNPEILKSPGLVNIDPYGEGWLAEFSPDNPAELDSLMTPSAYKSYIS; encoded by the coding sequence ATGATAGAGATTGACGAAAAATTACTCTATACCCGCTCAAACGAATGGGCGCAAAATCTCGGCGGAGTTATACGCACAGGCATTGACGACTATTCACAGTCATCACTTGGCGACATCGTACACATTGAGATTTACCCGGAAGGGACTCACGTCATGGCCGGAAAAACTTTCGGCACAGTCGAGGCCACAAAGTCAGTCAGCGAAATTCATTCACCCGTAACAGGCGTAATTGCCCATGTGAATCCCGAAATCCTGAAATCCCCCGGCCTAGTCAACATTGATCCCTACGGAGAAGGCTGGCTCGCTGAATTTTCACCCGACAACCCCGCAGAACTCGACTCACTCATGACCCCGTCGGCCTACAAATCATACATATCATGA
- a CDS encoding ABC transporter ATP-binding protein produces the protein MREIAYSVRNLCACYGKKTVLRDLSLDIPPGLVSLIGPNGSGKSTFLRVLAGLMAYSGNVILHDSAPCEALPLSASRVLPCEALPLSASRVPPNLGGMLSAVKQRGDTSEVRNIPRREFARNAAFVMSGNSLRPSYPFSVREIIEMGRLPYRGIFSRLTQSDIDAVNQSAEILGITHLLERDIMTLSDGERQLAFLACSLAQNTGIILLDEPTSALDPDKSAKVFAILRTLADGGRSIIAAVHDINLSLSYSDYYIALRDGELISHGRKISGSVLRKLYGTEFIPYNNKERNDSMWRALP, from the coding sequence TTGCGGGAAATAGCGTACAGCGTCAGGAATCTTTGCGCCTGCTACGGGAAAAAGACAGTCCTGCGTGATTTGTCGCTCGATATTCCGCCGGGACTCGTCTCGCTAATCGGGCCTAACGGTTCGGGGAAGTCTACATTTCTGCGAGTTCTTGCGGGATTGATGGCGTATTCGGGGAATGTCATTCTTCATGATTCTGCACCTTGTGAGGCGTTACCCCTTTCGGCAAGCCGTGTCCTCCCTTGTGAGGCGTTACCCCTCTCGGCAAGCCGTGTCCCCCCTAACTTAGGGGGGATGTTGAGCGCAGTGAAACAGAGGGGTGATACATCAGAGGTCAGGAATATTCCCCGGCGTGAATTTGCGCGTAATGCTGCGTTCGTGATGAGCGGAAACAGTCTGAGGCCGTCATACCCTTTCAGCGTCCGCGAGATTATCGAGATGGGCAGGCTTCCCTACAGGGGGATTTTCTCACGGCTGACTCAGTCCGACATTGACGCGGTGAATCAGTCAGCAGAAATTTTAGGGATAACACATCTTCTTGAACGGGACATTATGACTCTCTCTGACGGTGAAAGGCAGCTTGCTTTTCTTGCGTGTTCACTGGCACAGAACACGGGAATAATTCTGCTTGACGAGCCTACGAGCGCACTTGACCCAGACAAGTCCGCAAAAGTTTTCGCGATTCTGAGGACTCTTGCTGACGGCGGAAGGAGTATCATTGCGGCGGTTCATGACATAAATTTGTCGCTGTCATATTCTGATTATTACATTGCGTTAAGGGATGGGGAATTAATTTCGCATGGCCGGAAAATTTCGGGTTCAGTCCTGAGAAAATTATACGGAACAGAATTTATACCCTACAACAACAAAGAAAGGAACGATTCAATGTGGCGCGCTTTGCCGTAA